A genomic segment from Brienomyrus brachyistius isolate T26 chromosome 9, BBRACH_0.4, whole genome shotgun sequence encodes:
- the kcnn4 gene encoding intermediate conductance calcium-activated potassium channel protein 4 isoform X2: MPTLNRGESSVGGEGGQGEDEAAEDDGEEKEESKGGRRSRCGRAMEMTARNLYADYKQDNKNYDGLLNSNGGDMTEIRVPLSQPGKRITPIEGDNLYRLRDRKFLLEDKKRLCAWALSTAILGILLMILHAELCPVIYRPTSIYAFIINGLISLSTGCLLILIVAFHIKDIRLFTIDHNQVDWRIAMTTQRVLGISLELVVCAIHPVATYWLSSVDASMKAIDENGGSHQGTSSNFSSRLCSSAQHKGALLDSEVLMSSLMFLRLYLVHRAILLHSKVLLSASYRSIGSLNNINFTFRFVLKVLMNKYPGRTLLFFILFFWLTASWLLTLCERQIQAPTGSMDTALWLIAITFLTVGYGDVSPQTTCGKMGVACTAMLVAVMTKKLALNKGEKHVHYFMMDIQISKRIRHAAANVLRECWLLHRADSRRKASGERRQQQRHLLEAIRLFRYLRLKQRKLRDNANEMVDLPKMQMIMCDLSANWNNSYRELEQRIISMERKLDELGRSFHRPSECHSDTDNR, translated from the exons ATGCCTACCCTCAACCGGGGGGAGAGTTCGGTTGGAGGGGAGGGCGGACAAGGAGAGGACGAAGCAGCAGAAGACGACGGCGAAGAAAAAGAAGAATCGAAAGGTGGAAGGAGAAGCCGATGTGGACGCGCTATGGAGATGACGGCCCGCAACCTGTACGCTGACTATAAACAGGACAACAAAAATTACGATGGGCTGCTTAATAGTAACGGTGGCGATATGACGGAGATTAGAGTGCCCTTGTCTCAACCAGGAAAGAGAATAACTCCCATTGAAGGAGATAATTTGTACAGACTACGGGACAGAAAGTTTTTACTGGAGGACAAAAAGCGTCTATGTGCATGGGCACTGAGCACTGCGATCCTGGGAATCCTGCTTATGATACTGCACGCCGAGCTTTGCCCTGTCATATACCGACCG ACCTCAATCTATGCCTTTATCATCAACGGCTTGATCAGCTTGTCCACCGGCTGCCTGCTGATTCTCATTGTGGCCTTCCACATTAAGGACATCAGG CTATTTACGATTGACCACAACCAGGTGGACTGGCGAATCGCCATGACGACTCAGCGAGTGCTGGGCATCTCCTTGGAGCTGGTGGTATGTGCTATCCACCCTGTTGCCACCTACTGGCTGTCCAGCGTGGATGCCTCCATGAAAGCCATCGATGAGAATGGAGGAAGTCATCAAGGGACAAGCAGCAACTTCTCCTCTCGTCTTTGCTCTTCAGCACAGCACAAAGGAGCTCTGTTGGACTCAGAGGTGCTGATGTCATCCCTGATGTTCCTACGGCTGTACCTGGTGCACAGGGCCATCCTGCTGCACAGCAAGGTGCTCTTAAGCGCCTCCTACAGGAGCATCGGCTCGCTGAACAACATCAACTTCACCTTCCGCTTTGTACTCAAGGTGCTCATGAACAAATACCCAGGGCGAACGCTGCTCTTTTTCATCCTGTTTTTCTGGCTGACGGCGTCCTGGCTGCTCACACTTTGCGAGAG gcagatcCAGGCGCCCACTGGCAGCATGGACACTGCCCTCTGGCTCATCGCTATCACGTTCCTCACCGTGGGGTACGGAGATGTTTCCCCACAGACCACCTGTGGGAAAATG GGAGTGGCCTGTACTGCCATGCTGGTGGCTGTCATGACCAAAAAGCTGGCGCTGAACAAAGGCGAAAAGCATGTGCATTACTTTATGATGGATATTCAGATCTCCAAACGG ATTCGACACGCGGCTGCCAACGTGCTGCGGGAGTGCTGGCTGCTGCATCGTGCTGACAGCCGCAGGAAGGCTAGCGGCGAGCGCCGCCAGCAACAGCGCCATCTGCTGGAGGCCATCCGATT ATTTCGATACTTACGACTGAAACAGAGAAAACTGAGGGACAATGCTAATGAAATGGTGGACCTTCCCAAG ATGCAGATGATTATGTGTGACCTGAGTGCCAACTGGAACAATTCATACAGAGAACTGGAGCAGCGCATCATCTCTATGGAGCGCAAACTGGATGAGCTAGGCCGCAGCTTCCATCGGCCGTCTGAGTGCCACAGTGACACAGACAACAG GTGA
- the kcnn4 gene encoding intermediate conductance calcium-activated potassium channel protein 4 isoform X1 encodes MPTLNRGESSVGGEGGQGEDEAAEDDGEEKEESKGGRRSRCGRAMEMTARNLYADYKQDNKNYDGLLNSNGGDMTEIRVPLSQPGKRITPIEGDNLYRLRDRKFLLEDKKRLCAWALSTAILGILLMILHAELCPVIYRPTSIYAFIINGLISLSTGCLLILIVAFHIKDIRLFTIDHNQVDWRIAMTTQRVLGISLELVVCAIHPVATYWLSSVDASMKAIDENGGSHQGTSSNFSSRLCSSAQHKGALLDSEVLMSSLMFLRLYLVHRAILLHSKVLLSASYRSIGSLNNINFTFRFVLKVLMNKYPGRTLLFFILFFWLTASWLLTLCERQIQAPTGSMDTALWLIAITFLTVGYGDVSPQTTCGKMVCLFAGVMGVACTAMLVAVMTKKLALNKGEKHVHYFMMDIQISKRIRHAAANVLRECWLLHRADSRRKASGERRQQQRHLLEAIRLFRYLRLKQRKLRDNANEMVDLPKMQMIMCDLSANWNNSYRELEQRIISMERKLDELGRSFHRPSECHSDTDNR; translated from the exons ATGCCTACCCTCAACCGGGGGGAGAGTTCGGTTGGAGGGGAGGGCGGACAAGGAGAGGACGAAGCAGCAGAAGACGACGGCGAAGAAAAAGAAGAATCGAAAGGTGGAAGGAGAAGCCGATGTGGACGCGCTATGGAGATGACGGCCCGCAACCTGTACGCTGACTATAAACAGGACAACAAAAATTACGATGGGCTGCTTAATAGTAACGGTGGCGATATGACGGAGATTAGAGTGCCCTTGTCTCAACCAGGAAAGAGAATAACTCCCATTGAAGGAGATAATTTGTACAGACTACGGGACAGAAAGTTTTTACTGGAGGACAAAAAGCGTCTATGTGCATGGGCACTGAGCACTGCGATCCTGGGAATCCTGCTTATGATACTGCACGCCGAGCTTTGCCCTGTCATATACCGACCG ACCTCAATCTATGCCTTTATCATCAACGGCTTGATCAGCTTGTCCACCGGCTGCCTGCTGATTCTCATTGTGGCCTTCCACATTAAGGACATCAGG CTATTTACGATTGACCACAACCAGGTGGACTGGCGAATCGCCATGACGACTCAGCGAGTGCTGGGCATCTCCTTGGAGCTGGTGGTATGTGCTATCCACCCTGTTGCCACCTACTGGCTGTCCAGCGTGGATGCCTCCATGAAAGCCATCGATGAGAATGGAGGAAGTCATCAAGGGACAAGCAGCAACTTCTCCTCTCGTCTTTGCTCTTCAGCACAGCACAAAGGAGCTCTGTTGGACTCAGAGGTGCTGATGTCATCCCTGATGTTCCTACGGCTGTACCTGGTGCACAGGGCCATCCTGCTGCACAGCAAGGTGCTCTTAAGCGCCTCCTACAGGAGCATCGGCTCGCTGAACAACATCAACTTCACCTTCCGCTTTGTACTCAAGGTGCTCATGAACAAATACCCAGGGCGAACGCTGCTCTTTTTCATCCTGTTTTTCTGGCTGACGGCGTCCTGGCTGCTCACACTTTGCGAGAG gcagatcCAGGCGCCCACTGGCAGCATGGACACTGCCCTCTGGCTCATCGCTATCACGTTCCTCACCGTGGGGTACGGAGATGTTTCCCCACAGACCACCTGTGGGAAAATGGTGTGCCTTTTCGCCGGAGTCATG GGAGTGGCCTGTACTGCCATGCTGGTGGCTGTCATGACCAAAAAGCTGGCGCTGAACAAAGGCGAAAAGCATGTGCATTACTTTATGATGGATATTCAGATCTCCAAACGG ATTCGACACGCGGCTGCCAACGTGCTGCGGGAGTGCTGGCTGCTGCATCGTGCTGACAGCCGCAGGAAGGCTAGCGGCGAGCGCCGCCAGCAACAGCGCCATCTGCTGGAGGCCATCCGATT ATTTCGATACTTACGACTGAAACAGAGAAAACTGAGGGACAATGCTAATGAAATGGTGGACCTTCCCAAG ATGCAGATGATTATGTGTGACCTGAGTGCCAACTGGAACAATTCATACAGAGAACTGGAGCAGCGCATCATCTCTATGGAGCGCAAACTGGATGAGCTAGGCCGCAGCTTCCATCGGCCGTCTGAGTGCCACAGTGACACAGACAACAG GTGA
- the si:dkey-79d12.5 gene encoding maternal B9.15 protein isoform X2, translating to MRREVSSAVDFLKRLAQHRGGVDNDRLAHFSTRLKELLCAKFSDHWYPENPSRGQAFRCIRINRFGPCDELLQQACEECGLKSAELGLPLEFSIWIDPGEVCARLGEGSPSFTVAHFEEQKEWEEEKVQEDKGMAKIDKGSPETSDYHSASSSDCGSTASSDNEEEGKEREMKGEMDEKNPKKDRNTTGKPLGIAMRPRIREPREPKARISQAPSLPCFYHVAPVWSQYKKKSPVFLTAVVPTSSAPMLRYYVLQKPAPQFIIPQATLQPMACAKE from the exons ATGAGGAGGGAAGTAAGCTCAGCGGTGGACTTCCTGAAGCGCCTCGCCCAGCACCGGGGTGGCGTCGATAACGACAGGCTTGCTCACTTTTCAACCAGACTCAAAGAACTGCTGTGCGCCAAGTTCTCTGACCACTGGTACCCAGAGAaccccagcagggggcaggctTTCAG ATGTATCAGGATAAACAGATTTGGTCCCTGTGATGAATTATTGCAGCAAGCCTGTGAAGAATGTGGACTGAAGTCAGCAGAACTGGGCTTGCCCCTTGAATTCAGCATCTGGATCGATCCTGGGGAGGTGTGTGCCCG cttGGGAGAGGGTTCCCCTTCCTTCACTGTAGCCCATTTTGAGGAACAGAAGGAATGGGAggaggagaaagtgcaagaagACAAAGGAATGGCCAAAATAGACAAGGGTAGTCCAGAGACCTCCGACTATCATTCTGCaagttcctctgactgtggatCCACTGCTTCCAGTGACAATGAAGAagaagggaaagagagagaaatgaaAGGTGAAATGGATGAGAAGAATCCGAAGAAGGACAGGAACACAACAGGCAAACCCTTGGGAATCGCCATGAGGCCTAGAATCAGGGAGCCCCGGGAACCAAAGGCCAGAATATCACAG GCTCCCAGCCTCCCATGCTTCTATCATGTAGCACCCGTGTGGTCACAGTATAAGAAGAAGAGCCCCGTCTTCCTCACAGCAGTTGTCCCAACATCCTCGGCGCCGATGCTGAGGTATTACGTCCTCCAAAAGCCAGCTCCTCAGTTCATCATACCCCAAGCCACACTGCAGCCCATGGCATGCGCAAAGGAATAG
- the si:dkey-79d12.5 gene encoding maternal B9.15 protein isoform X1: MRSVVILQDGVGFRKRAMRREVSSAVDFLKRLAQHRGGVDNDRLAHFSTRLKELLCAKFSDHWYPENPSRGQAFRCIRINRFGPCDELLQQACEECGLKSAELGLPLEFSIWIDPGEVCARLGEGSPSFTVAHFEEQKEWEEEKVQEDKGMAKIDKGSPETSDYHSASSSDCGSTASSDNEEEGKEREMKGEMDEKNPKKDRNTTGKPLGIAMRPRIREPREPKARISQAPSLPCFYHVAPVWSQYKKKSPVFLTAVVPTSSAPMLRYYVLQKPAPQFIIPQATLQPMACAKE; this comes from the exons ATGCGTAGTGTTGTTATTCTGCAGGACGGCGTGGGCTTCAGAAAG CGCGCAATGAGGAGGGAAGTAAGCTCAGCGGTGGACTTCCTGAAGCGCCTCGCCCAGCACCGGGGTGGCGTCGATAACGACAGGCTTGCTCACTTTTCAACCAGACTCAAAGAACTGCTGTGCGCCAAGTTCTCTGACCACTGGTACCCAGAGAaccccagcagggggcaggctTTCAG ATGTATCAGGATAAACAGATTTGGTCCCTGTGATGAATTATTGCAGCAAGCCTGTGAAGAATGTGGACTGAAGTCAGCAGAACTGGGCTTGCCCCTTGAATTCAGCATCTGGATCGATCCTGGGGAGGTGTGTGCCCG cttGGGAGAGGGTTCCCCTTCCTTCACTGTAGCCCATTTTGAGGAACAGAAGGAATGGGAggaggagaaagtgcaagaagACAAAGGAATGGCCAAAATAGACAAGGGTAGTCCAGAGACCTCCGACTATCATTCTGCaagttcctctgactgtggatCCACTGCTTCCAGTGACAATGAAGAagaagggaaagagagagaaatgaaAGGTGAAATGGATGAGAAGAATCCGAAGAAGGACAGGAACACAACAGGCAAACCCTTGGGAATCGCCATGAGGCCTAGAATCAGGGAGCCCCGGGAACCAAAGGCCAGAATATCACAG GCTCCCAGCCTCCCATGCTTCTATCATGTAGCACCCGTGTGGTCACAGTATAAGAAGAAGAGCCCCGTCTTCCTCACAGCAGTTGTCCCAACATCCTCGGCGCCGATGCTGAGGTATTACGTCCTCCAAAAGCCAGCTCCTCAGTTCATCATACCCCAAGCCACACTGCAGCCCATGGCATGCGCAAAGGAATAG
- the si:dkey-79d12.5 gene encoding maternal B9.15 protein isoform X3: MRSVVILQDGVGFRKRAMRREVSSAVDFLKRLAQHRGGVDNDRLAHFSTRLKELLCAKFSDHWYPENPSRGQAFRCIRINRFGPCDELLQQACEECGLKSAELGLPLEFSIWIDPGEVCARDNEEEGKEREMKGEMDEKNPKKDRNTTGKPLGIAMRPRIREPREPKARISQAPSLPCFYHVAPVWSQYKKKSPVFLTAVVPTSSAPMLRYYVLQKPAPQFIIPQATLQPMACAKE; this comes from the exons ATGCGTAGTGTTGTTATTCTGCAGGACGGCGTGGGCTTCAGAAAG CGCGCAATGAGGAGGGAAGTAAGCTCAGCGGTGGACTTCCTGAAGCGCCTCGCCCAGCACCGGGGTGGCGTCGATAACGACAGGCTTGCTCACTTTTCAACCAGACTCAAAGAACTGCTGTGCGCCAAGTTCTCTGACCACTGGTACCCAGAGAaccccagcagggggcaggctTTCAG ATGTATCAGGATAAACAGATTTGGTCCCTGTGATGAATTATTGCAGCAAGCCTGTGAAGAATGTGGACTGAAGTCAGCAGAACTGGGCTTGCCCCTTGAATTCAGCATCTGGATCGATCCTGGGGAGGTGTGTGCCCG TGACAATGAAGAagaagggaaagagagagaaatgaaAGGTGAAATGGATGAGAAGAATCCGAAGAAGGACAGGAACACAACAGGCAAACCCTTGGGAATCGCCATGAGGCCTAGAATCAGGGAGCCCCGGGAACCAAAGGCCAGAATATCACAG GCTCCCAGCCTCCCATGCTTCTATCATGTAGCACCCGTGTGGTCACAGTATAAGAAGAAGAGCCCCGTCTTCCTCACAGCAGTTGTCCCAACATCCTCGGCGCCGATGCTGAGGTATTACGTCCTCCAAAAGCCAGCTCCTCAGTTCATCATACCCCAAGCCACACTGCAGCCCATGGCATGCGCAAAGGAATAG